A window of Sphingomonas adhaesiva contains these coding sequences:
- a CDS encoding DMT family transporter, producing MPYLLLSIAIVAEVIATSALKRSDGFTRLVPVMLSAVGYATAFYCLSLALRTIPTGIAYAIWSGVGIVLITAWAWWADDQRLDAPALAGMALIVAGVAVMNLFSRAAA from the coding sequence ATGCCGTACCTGCTCCTGTCGATCGCCATCGTCGCGGAGGTGATCGCCACGTCCGCGCTCAAACGCTCCGATGGCTTCACCCGCCTCGTCCCCGTCATGCTGAGCGCGGTCGGCTATGCCACCGCCTTCTACTGCCTGTCGCTCGCGCTGCGCACGATCCCGACCGGCATTGCCTATGCGATCTGGTCCGGGGTCGGGATCGTCCTCATCACGGCATGGGCATGGTGGGCCGACGATCAGCGGCTCGACGCACCGGCGCTTGCCGGCATGGCGTTGATCGTCGCGGGCGTGGCGGTGATGAACCTGTTCTCGCGTGCGGCGGCATGA
- a CDS encoding 2Fe-2S iron-sulfur cluster-binding protein, with amino-acid sequence MRIRFVTAEEERDAEAVPGERLLDVAQRAGMPLEGTCGGELACATCHVVVAADDAARLPPASEEEEDMLDLVPDARRTSRLSCQIRLTERMDKLTVSLP; translated from the coding sequence GTGAGGATCCGGTTCGTCACCGCGGAGGAGGAGCGCGACGCGGAGGCGGTGCCGGGCGAGCGGCTGCTCGACGTGGCGCAGCGTGCGGGCATGCCGCTGGAGGGGACGTGCGGGGGCGAGCTGGCGTGCGCCACCTGTCACGTGGTCGTCGCGGCGGACGATGCCGCCCGGCTGCCGCCCGCGAGCGAGGAGGAGGAGGATATGCTCGACCTCGTCCCCGATGCGCGGCGGACCAGCCGGCTGTCGTGCCAGATCCGCCTGACCGAGCGGATGGACAAGCTGACCGTCAGCTTACCATGA
- a CDS encoding cysteine desulfurase family protein gives MTYLDYQATTPLAPEAFEAMVPWLRDQFANPHSPHRAGRMARAAVEVARDEVAALLPPGGRVAFTSGATEALNWAIKGVPGGRVVTIATEHAAVLDTVAARGQAVVLPVDGDGIVDPAAAARAIVPGTALVCAMLVNNEIGVLQPVAELARMAHEAGALFLCDAVQGYGRVPLPQEADMIAVSAHKVHGPKGVGALWIRDGVAPSPLMHGGDQEGGRSGTLSPALCAGFGAAARLMRLRGDEDAAHVARLHEVATQRLRGWAVNGARERRYLGNLNVRRAGLDVARLMSDLRDVAFSAGSACASGSGRASHVLRAIGLSEAQARSSIRLGFGRYTAQEELVAALDRIVAAADAQRVAA, from the coding sequence ATGACCTATCTGGATTATCAGGCGACGACGCCGCTCGCGCCGGAGGCGTTCGAGGCGATGGTGCCGTGGCTGCGCGATCAGTTCGCCAATCCGCATTCGCCGCATCGCGCCGGGCGCATGGCCAGGGCCGCGGTGGAGGTCGCGCGCGACGAGGTGGCCGCATTGCTGCCGCCGGGCGGGCGGGTGGCGTTCACCAGCGGCGCGACCGAGGCGCTGAACTGGGCGATCAAGGGCGTTCCCGGCGGGCGTGTGGTGACGATCGCGACCGAACATGCCGCGGTGCTCGACACGGTCGCGGCGCGTGGGCAAGCGGTGGTGCTGCCGGTCGATGGCGACGGCATCGTCGATCCGGCGGCGGCGGCGCGCGCGATCGTGCCGGGGACGGCGCTGGTCTGCGCGATGCTGGTCAACAACGAGATCGGGGTTCTCCAGCCCGTCGCCGAGCTGGCGCGCATGGCGCACGAGGCGGGCGCGCTGTTCCTGTGCGATGCGGTGCAGGGGTACGGTCGCGTGCCGTTGCCGCAGGAGGCCGACATGATCGCCGTTTCCGCGCACAAGGTGCATGGGCCGAAGGGCGTGGGGGCATTGTGGATCCGGGACGGGGTCGCGCCGTCGCCGCTGATGCATGGCGGCGACCAGGAAGGCGGTCGTTCGGGAACGCTGTCGCCGGCGCTGTGCGCGGGGTTCGGCGCGGCGGCGCGGCTGATGCGGCTGCGCGGGGACGAGGATGCGGCGCACGTCGCCCGGCTGCACGAGGTGGCGACGCAGCGGTTGCGCGGATGGGCGGTGAACGGAGCGCGGGAGCGGCGCTATCTCGGCAACCTCAACGTCCGGCGCGCCGGGCTGGACGTCGCCCGGCTGATGAGCGACCTGCGCGACGTCGCCTTCTCCGCCGGGTCGGCCTGCGCCAGCGGATCGGGGCGCGCGAGCCATGTGCTGCGCGCGATCGGGCTGAGCGAGGCGCAGGCGCGATCGTCGATCCGGCTGGGGTTCGGGCGCTACACCGCGCAGGAGGAGCTCGTCGCCGCGCTCGACCGGATCGTGGCGGCGGCGGATGCGCAGCGGGTGGCGGCGTGA
- a CDS encoding cysteine desulfurase family protein: MAETTYLDHAATTPMTAAARAAVADAMADWANPSSPHAAGRAARAALEAARGRFADVHAWRGEVLFTSGASESLSIGVARTMRARRIVSAVEHDAALRAAGKAETLPVDTLGRVDPAAIGDVGDALVAVQWCNSETGVIQPIAEIATAVRAGGGTLLVDAAQMPASAALAEHADLVALSAHKRGGPPGVGALLVRDLAVLRPSGGQERGYRAGTENVPGVLGYLAAIAEPEPDHAGLRAYLDDAIRRSGGEVVADGAQRHPAIGSYRMPGVAAAAQLIRFDLDRIAVSAGSACASGSLKPSHVLRAMGWSEERTREVVRVSFGRTTTQAEVERFVAAWRGVAKAARRIAA; this comes from the coding sequence TTGGCCGAGACGACCTACCTGGATCATGCCGCGACGACGCCGATGACCGCCGCGGCGCGGGCCGCGGTGGCCGATGCGATGGCGGATTGGGCCAATCCCTCCTCGCCCCACGCCGCGGGACGGGCCGCGCGGGCGGCATTGGAGGCGGCGCGGGGGCGGTTTGCGGACGTCCATGCATGGCGCGGCGAGGTTCTGTTCACCAGCGGGGCGAGCGAGTCGCTGTCGATCGGCGTTGCGCGTACGATGCGGGCGCGCCGGATCGTCTCTGCGGTGGAGCATGATGCGGCGCTGCGCGCGGCGGGGAAGGCCGAAACGCTGCCGGTGGATACGCTGGGCCGCGTCGATCCGGCGGCGATCGGCGACGTGGGCGACGCGCTGGTGGCGGTGCAATGGTGCAATAGCGAGACCGGGGTGATCCAGCCGATCGCCGAGATCGCGACGGCGGTCCGCGCCGGCGGCGGTACGCTGCTGGTCGATGCGGCGCAGATGCCGGCCTCCGCCGCGCTGGCGGAGCATGCCGATCTGGTCGCGCTGTCGGCGCACAAGCGCGGCGGACCGCCGGGGGTGGGGGCGCTGCTGGTGCGCGACCTGGCGGTGCTTCGGCCCAGCGGAGGACAGGAGCGGGGATACCGGGCGGGGACGGAGAACGTGCCCGGCGTGCTCGGCTATCTCGCCGCGATAGCGGAACCGGAACCCGATCACGCGGGCCTGCGCGCCTATCTCGACGACGCGATCCGGCGCTCGGGCGGCGAGGTGGTGGCCGATGGTGCGCAGCGGCATCCGGCGATCGGATCGTACCGGATGCCGGGCGTGGCGGCGGCGGCGCAGCTGATCCGCTTCGACCTGGACCGGATCGCGGTGTCGGCGGGCAGCGCCTGCGCCAGCGGCAGCCTGAAGCCCAGCCATGTGCTGCGCGCGATGGGATGGAGCGAGGAGCGGACACGCGAGGTGGTGCGCGTCAGCTTCGGCCGGACGACGACGCAGGCCGAGGTGGAACGGTTCGTCGCGGCGTGGCGCGGGGTGGCGAAGGCGGCGCGGCGCATCGCGGCATGA
- a CDS encoding alpha/beta hydrolase: MPDVIFPGPEGRIEGRFAPAPRPRAPVAMILHPHPTAGGTMNNKIVQELYKTFQRRGFATLRFNFRGVGKSQGTFDNGIGELSDAAAALDWVQSFHPEAQTTWIAGFSFGAWIGMQLLMRRPEIRGFISIAPPANLYDFSFLAPCPSSGIIIQGAEDEVATPLATQKLVDKLRTQKHITIHHDVIPRANHFFEHEMPDLMRSVDNYLDMRLDPNSPIR, encoded by the coding sequence ATGCCCGACGTCATCTTTCCCGGACCCGAAGGCCGTATCGAGGGCCGCTTCGCCCCCGCCCCCCGGCCCCGCGCACCCGTCGCGATGATCCTCCACCCGCACCCGACCGCGGGCGGCACGATGAACAACAAGATCGTGCAGGAACTCTACAAGACCTTCCAGCGCCGCGGCTTCGCCACGCTGCGCTTCAATTTCCGCGGTGTGGGCAAGAGCCAGGGCACGTTCGACAACGGCATCGGCGAACTGTCGGACGCGGCCGCCGCGCTCGACTGGGTACAGAGCTTCCATCCCGAGGCGCAGACGACCTGGATCGCCGGCTTCTCCTTCGGCGCGTGGATCGGCATGCAGTTGCTGATGCGGCGCCCCGAAATCCGCGGCTTCATCTCGATCGCGCCGCCCGCGAACCTCTACGATTTCAGCTTCCTGGCCCCCTGTCCGTCGTCGGGCATCATCATCCAGGGCGCGGAGGACGAGGTCGCGACCCCGCTCGCCACGCAGAAGCTGGTCGACAAGCTGCGCACGCAGAAGCACATCACGATCCACCACGACGTGATCCCGCGCGCCAACCACTTCTTCGAGCACGAGATGCCCGACCTGATGCGCTCGGTCGACAATTACCTCGACATGCGCCTCGATCCGAATTCGCCGATCCGCTGA